One window of Trifolium pratense cultivar HEN17-A07 linkage group LG5, ARS_RC_1.1, whole genome shotgun sequence genomic DNA carries:
- the LOC123884923 gene encoding uncharacterized protein LOC123884923 → MKLAFFNFDPQKCVYKNLYIYTYSLSLSHNLIRIKIKMVRPRFKLHNLCIGHVATPRVRACSTSSSSSFGSKFANRTEFSSNGVQDSSKDNKGDESGNKVMVVVDSSFEAKGALDWALSHTIQKQDTVVLVHVARPLREGGESDVKFNVKAYQLLLDMKSMCEMKKPGVVVNIVLLEGEEKGAAIVQEAKQQRVSLLVVGQRKRSILWCLVRKWTRKRRTKSGIAEYCIQNSPCMTIAVRRKNKKLGGYLITTKRHKNFWLLA, encoded by the exons ATGAAGCTGGCATTCTTCAATTTTGATCCCCAAAAATGTgtgtataaaaatttatatatatacacatatagtTTGAGCTTAAGTCATAATTTAAttagaattaaaataaaaatggttagGCCACGTTTCAAGTTACATAATTTGTGTATTGGTCATGTTGCTACACCTCGTGTTAGAGCTTGTtctacatcatcatcatcttcttttgGATCAAAATTTGCAAATAGAACTGAGTTTTCAAGCAATGGAGTTCAAGATTCTAGCAAAGATAACAAAGGTGATGAAAGTGGCAATAAAGTAATGGTGGTTGTGGATTCTAGCTTTGAAGCTAAAGGAGCACTTGATTGGGCACTTTCACATACTATTCAGAAACAAGATACTGTTGTTCTTGTTCATGTAGCTAGACCCCTTAGAGAAG GTGGTGAGTCTGATGTGAAGTTTAATGTGAAGGCTTATCAACTTCTCTTAGATATGAAGAGTATGTGTGAAATGAAGAAACCTGGG GTGGTAGTGAATATAGTATtacttgaaggagaagaaaaggGTGCTGCAATAGTGCAAGAGGCAAAGCAACAAAGGGTGTCTTTATTGGTGGTAGGACAAAGAAAACGTTCTATCTTGTGGTGCTTGGTGAGGAAATggacaagaaaaagaagaacaaaaagTGGAATTGCTGAGTATTGTATACAAAACTCACCATGTATGACCATTGCAGTGAGAAGGAAGAATAAGAAACTTGGAGGATATTTGATTACTACCAAACGCCATAAAAACTTTTGGCTTTTGGCTTAG
- the LOC123884856 gene encoding hexosyltransferase GAUT11-like, whose product MRRRAADYRRPVRRRLSYWICLLFSFFFILASVSVLFIIQHNHHHHQDPPLPYSLLERNARVEHFAKESLNFTEEILSVASFSRQLAQQMILAKAYVVIAKEHNNLHLAWQLSSKIRSCQLLLSKAAMTGEPVTLEEAEPIIKSLTALIFKAQDIHYDIATTIVTMKSHILALEERANAATVQSAVFGQLAAEALPKSLHCLNVKLVSDWLKMPSLQELSDERKNSPRLTDNNLYHFCIFSDNVLATSVVVNSTVYNADHPKQLVFHIVTNGINYGAMQAWFLSNDFKGATIEVQNIEEFLWLNASYSPTVKQLQNPDSQTFYFGLYQDVSADPKMRNPKYLYLLNHLRFYIPEIYPQLEKVVFLDDDLVVQKDLTPLFSLDLHGNVNGAVETCLEAFHRYYKYLNFSNSIISSRFDPQACAWAFGMNVFDLVAWRKANVTARYHYWQEQNADGTLWKLGTLPPALLCFYGLTEPLDRRWHVLGLGYDLNIDNRLIESAAVIHFNGNMKPWLKVAIGRYKPLWDKYINQSLPHLQNCVLS is encoded by the exons atgcgACGACGGGCAGCCGATTATCGGCGCCCGGTTAGACGGAGGTTATCTTATTGGATCTGccttctcttctctttcttctttaTTCTCGCTTCTGTTTCTGTTTTATTCATCATTcaacataatcatcatcatcatcaagatCCACCGCTTCCATATTCTTTGCTC GAGAGAAATGCAAGAGTTGAACATTTTGCCAAAGAAAGTTTGAATTTTACCGAAGAAATTTTAAGTGTAGCGTCATTTTCTCGGCAATTAGCGCAACAAATGATTCTGGCGAAGGCTTATGTGGTTATTGCCAAAGAACACAATAATCTTCACCTTGCCTGGCAGCTTAGCTCAAAGATTAGAAGTTGCCAGCTTTTGCTTTCAAAAGCTGCCATGACTGGGGAGCCTGTCACACTGGAAGAAGCAGAGCCAATTATTAAAAGCCTTACTGCTCTAATTTTTAAGGCACAAGATATCCATTATGACATTGCAACTACAATAGTGACTATGAAATCTCATATTCTTGCTCTTGAAGAGCGTGCCAATGCAGCAACAGTTCAAAGCGCCGTGTTTGGTCAACTAGCAGCTGAAGCGCTGCCCAAGAGTCTCCATTGTCTGAATGTGAAACTTGTGTCGGACTGGCTAAAGATGCCATCCCTACAGGAACTCTCAGATGAGAGGAAAAATTCCCCAAGGCTCACAGACAACAACCTATATCATTTCTGCATATTTTCAGATAATGTACTGGCAACATCTGTAGTTGTTAACTCAACCGTCTACAATGCTGATCATCCAAAGCAGTTGGTCTTTCACATTGTCACCAATGGAATCAATTACGGAGCAATGCAAGCATGGTTTCTTAGTAATGACTTTAAAGGGGCCACCATAGAGGTACAGAACATTGAGGAATTTCTTTGGTTGAATGCATCTTATTCTCCAACTGTCAAGCAGCTCCAAAATCCTGACTCACAAACTTTCTACTTTGGGCTGTATCAAGATGTAAGCGCTGATCCAAAAATGCGGAATCCTAAGTATTTGTATTTATTGAATCATCTTCGGTTTTATATCCCCGAGATTTATCCCCAACTTGAGAAGGTTGTTTTCCTGGACGACGATCTTGTTGTGCAGAAAGATCTGACCCCTCTTTTCTCACTGGATTTGCATGGGAATGTGAACGGTGCAGTTGAAACTTGTCTTGAAGCATTTCATCGGTACTACAAGTATTTAAACTTCTCAAACTCAATTATAAGCTCGAGGTTTGATCCACAGGCATGCGCGTGGGCGTTTGGTATGAACGTTTTTGACTTGGTGGCATGGAGGAAGGCTAATGTGACTGCAAGATATCACTATTGGCAGGAGCAGAATGCTGATGGGACACTCTGGAAGTTGGGGACACTTCCTCCTGCTCTtctgtgtttttatggtttgaCAGAGCCACTTGACAGAAGATGGCATGTTCTAGGATTGGGCTATGACCTAAATATTGacaaccgccttattgaaagtGCGGCAGTTATTCACTTCAATGGGAACATGAAGCCGTGGCTGAAGGTAGCTATAGGCAGGTATAAGCCACTGTGGGACAAGTACATAAATCAAAGTCTCCCTCATCTTCAAAATTGTGTCCTGAGTTGA
- the LOC123884684 gene encoding isoaspartyl peptidase/L-asparaginase-like, which yields MGWAIALHGGAGVPYSLPPERRQPREEALRHCLQIGIKALNSKMTPLDVVELVVRELEIIPHFNAGRGSVLTNKGTIEMEASIMDGNTMKCGAVSGLTTVVNAVSLARLVMENTPHIYLAFDGAEEFARQQGVETVDSSHFITEENIERLNQAKEANRVQIDYTQPIYNDTKSGTETPFANGDSQTGTVGCVAVDSNGNLASATSTGGLVNKMVGRIGDTSVIGAGTYANELCAVSATGVGEVIIRGTVARDVAALMEFKRLSLKEAANIVIHERTPKGTVGLVAVSAAGDIAMPYNTPGMFRASATEDGYSEVAIWSEPIIE from the exons ATGGGTTGGGCAATAGCTCTACATGGCGGCGCCGGCGTCCCATATTCACTTCCACCGGAACGCCGTCAACCACGCGAAGAAGCCCTCCGTCACTGCCTCCAAATCGGTATCAAAGCTCTCAATTCCAAAATGACGCCTCTAGATGTCGTTGAACTTGTT GTTCGCGAGTTAGAGATCATTCCACACTTCAATGCAGGAAGAGGTTCTGTTCTCACCAACAAAGGTACAATTGAAATGGAAGCTTCTATAATGGATGGTAATACTATGAAATGTGGTGCTGTTTCTGGTCTTACTACTGTTGTTAATGCTGTTTCGTTGGCTCGTTTGGTTATGGAGAATACTCCTCACATTTATTTGGCATTTGATGGAGCTGAGGAATTTGCTAGACAACAa GGAGTTGAGACTGTAGATTCAAGCCATTTCATTACTGAAGAAAATATTGAAAGACTAAATCAGGCAAAAGAAGCAAATAGGGTCCAg ATTGATTATACCCAACCCATCTATAATGATACTAAGAGTGGAACAGAAACACCATTTGCTAATGGTGATAGTCAAACTGGAACTGTTGGATGTGTAGCTGTTGATAGTAATGGGAATCTAGCTTCTGCAACATCAACTGGTGGATTAGTGAACAAAATGGTCGGTAGAATCGGCGACACATCAGTCATTGGTGCTGGAACATATGCCAATGAACTTTGTGCAGTTTCTGCAACAGGAGTAGGCGAAGTAATAATTCGCGGGACAGTAGCAAGAGATGTGGCAGCATTGATGGAATTCAAACGCCTTTCTCTGAAAGAAGCTGCTAATATTGTTATACACGAGCGCACACCAAAGGGTACCGTTGGTTTGGTTGCTGTTTCTGCTGCAGGAGATATTGCAATGCCTTATAACACACCAGGCATGTTTAGAGCTTCTGCTACTGAAGATGGGTATTCTGAGGTTGCAATTTGGTCAGAACCCATAATTGAATGA
- the LOC123884683 gene encoding isoaspartyl peptidase/L-asparaginase isoform X1: MGWAIALHGGAGDIPYSLPPERRQPREEALRHCLQIGIKALNSKFTPLDVVELVVRELENIPHFNAGRGSVLTNKGTVEMEASIMDGKTMKCGAVSGLTTVVNAVSLARLVMENTPHIYLAFDGAEDFARQQGVETVDSSHFITPENIERLNQAKDANRVQIDYTQPIQNDTKNETEPPFANGDSQIGTVGCVAVDSNGNLASATSTGGLVNKMVGRIGDTPVIGAGTYANEFCAVSATGKGEAIIRGTVARDVAALMEFKGLSLKEAANIVVQERTPKGTVGLVAVSAAGEIAMPYNTTGMFRACATEDGYSEVAIWPDTKIE, encoded by the exons ATGGGTTGGGCAATAGCTTTACACGGCGGCGCCGGCGACATCCCATACTCACTTCCACCTGAACGCCGTCAACCACGCGAAGAAGCTCTCCGTCACTGCCTCCAAATCGGTATCAAAGCTCTCAATTCCAAATTCACCCCTCTAGATGTCGTTGAACTTgtt GTTCGTGAGTTAGAGAACATTCCACACTTCAATGCAGGAAGAGGTTCTGTTCTTACCAACAAAGGCACAGTTGAAATGGAAGCTTCTATAATGGATGGTAAAACTATGAAATGTGGTGCTGTTTCTGGTCTTACTACTGTTGTTAATGCTGTTTCCTTGGCTCGTTTGGTTATGGAAAATACTCCTCATATTTATTTGGCATTTGATGGTGCTGAGGATTTTGCTAGACAACAA GGCGTTGAGACGGTAGATTCAAGCCATTTCATTACTCCAGAAAATATTGAAAGGCTAAATCAGGCAAAAGATGCAAATAGGGTCCAg attGATTATACCCAACCCATCCAAAATGATACTAAGAATGAAACAGAACCACCATTTGCTAATGGTGATAGTCAAATTGGAACTGTTGGATGTGTAGCTGTTGATAGTAATGGGAATCTAGCTTCCGCAACATCAACCGGTGGATTAGTGAACAAAATGGTAGGTCGAATCGGCGACACGCCAGTCATTGGTGCCGGAACATATGCCAATGAATTTTGTGCAGTTTCTGCAACAGGAAAAGGCGAGGCAATAATTCGCGGGACAGTAGCAAGAGATGTGGCTGCGCTGATGGAATTCAAAGGCCTTTCTCTAAAGGAAGCTGCTAATATTGTTGTACAAGAGCGCACACCAAAGGGTACTGTTGGTTTGGTTGCTGTGTCTGCTGCAGGAGAAATTGCAATGCCTTATAACACAACAGGCATGTTTAGAGCTTGTGCTACTGAAGATGGGTATTCTGAGGTTGCAATTTGGCCAGATACTAAAATTGAGTGA
- the LOC123884683 gene encoding isoaspartyl peptidase/L-asparaginase isoform X2 has translation MEASIMDGKTMKCGAVSGLTTVVNAVSLARLVMENTPHIYLAFDGAEDFARQQGVETVDSSHFITPENIERLNQAKDANRVQIDYTQPIQNDTKNETEPPFANGDSQIGTVGCVAVDSNGNLASATSTGGLVNKMVGRIGDTPVIGAGTYANEFCAVSATGKGEAIIRGTVARDVAALMEFKGLSLKEAANIVVQERTPKGTVGLVAVSAAGEIAMPYNTTGMFRACATEDGYSEVAIWPDTKIE, from the exons ATGGAAGCTTCTATAATGGATGGTAAAACTATGAAATGTGGTGCTGTTTCTGGTCTTACTACTGTTGTTAATGCTGTTTCCTTGGCTCGTTTGGTTATGGAAAATACTCCTCATATTTATTTGGCATTTGATGGTGCTGAGGATTTTGCTAGACAACAA GGCGTTGAGACGGTAGATTCAAGCCATTTCATTACTCCAGAAAATATTGAAAGGCTAAATCAGGCAAAAGATGCAAATAGGGTCCAg attGATTATACCCAACCCATCCAAAATGATACTAAGAATGAAACAGAACCACCATTTGCTAATGGTGATAGTCAAATTGGAACTGTTGGATGTGTAGCTGTTGATAGTAATGGGAATCTAGCTTCCGCAACATCAACCGGTGGATTAGTGAACAAAATGGTAGGTCGAATCGGCGACACGCCAGTCATTGGTGCCGGAACATATGCCAATGAATTTTGTGCAGTTTCTGCAACAGGAAAAGGCGAGGCAATAATTCGCGGGACAGTAGCAAGAGATGTGGCTGCGCTGATGGAATTCAAAGGCCTTTCTCTAAAGGAAGCTGCTAATATTGTTGTACAAGAGCGCACACCAAAGGGTACTGTTGGTTTGGTTGCTGTGTCTGCTGCAGGAGAAATTGCAATGCCTTATAACACAACAGGCATGTTTAGAGCTTGTGCTACTGAAGATGGGTATTCTGAGGTTGCAATTTGGCCAGATACTAAAATTGAGTGA
- the LOC123885835 gene encoding protein MICROTUBULE BINDING PROTEIN 2C yields the protein MQHFVDLQNSSNLGDSDSWLSSSTTAVASAPNSNLNRDLFNDLVEIVPLVQSLIDRKPSRSFTRRGSMIYTKAPARESLVKKAIDSKSRNVAQSISATKTRDHGANEQGQNDADSFSMFSGRAFTSEKDIEELATLKEQIGDLQLKLREKDELLKSAENLRDQMNAANAKLDEMKHQVSEKDGSLKYTQQQLSDAKIKLADKQAALEKIHWEMMTSNKKVEKLQEELDSVQTDISTFTLLLEGLAKTDTAKYTDDYDTKPYIFSHVPDIDDMDEMECQKIEEARKAYIVAVAVCNEKQDEESVAAAANARLHLQSLLFKSKNFNL from the exons atgcaGCATTTCGTGGATTTGCAAAACAGTTCCAACTTAGGTGACTCAGATTCATGGCTTTCATCATCCACAACCGCTGTTGCTTCAGCACCTAATTCCAATTTGAATCGTGACCTATTCAACGATCTCGTCGAAATTGTCCCTCTCGTTCAATCCCTCATA gATCGGAAACCGAGTCGTTCGTTTACTCGTCGTGGTTCCATGATCTACACCAAGGCACCTGCAAGAGAATCATTGGTTAAAAAG GCTATAGATTCAAAAAGTAGGAATGTTGCTCAATCTATTTCTGCCACAAAGACAAGGGACCATGGAGCAAATGAACAAGGACAAAATGATGCTGATAGCTTTTCTATGTTTTCTGGAAGAGCTTTTACATCAGAGAAGGACATAGAAGAGTTGGCTACATTGAAGGAACAGATAGGGGACCTTCAGCTGAAATTAAGGGAGAAAGATGAACTTTTAAAGTCAGCAGAAAACTTGAGAGACCAGATGAATGCTGCTAATGCAAAACTTGATGAAATGAAACACCAGGTTTCAGAAAAGGACGGTTCACTAAAGTATACTCAACAACAACTCTCTGATGCTAAG aTTAAACTTGCAGATAAGCAAGCTGCCCTTGAAAAGATACACTGGGAAATGATGACATCCAACAAGAAAGTGGAGAAACTCCAAGAAGAGCTAGATTCTGTGCAAACAGATATTTCGACATTCACGTTGCTGCTTGAAGGCTTAGCAAAAACTGACACTGCTAAGTATACCGATGACTATGACACCAAGCCTTATATTTTCAGTCATGTGCCTgatatt GATGATATGGATGAGATGGAATGCCAGAAAATAGAAGAAGCGAGAAAAGCTTACATTGTCGCAGTTGCTGTTTGCAATGAAAAACAAGATGAAGAATCTGTTGCTGCAGCTGCTAATGCTAGGTTACATCTTCAGTCACTACTTTTCAAATCCAAAAATTTCAACCTGTGA